From the genome of Wolbachia endosymbiont (group B) of Parapoynx stratiotata, one region includes:
- a CDS encoding helix-turn-helix domain-containing protein produces the protein MTIQHPIDKQIGERIRKRRLMCGFSQRDLGKKLGISFQHIQGYETGEVRLIIDRLYKLAEVLSVDMSYFFTKASEDLHDKAFRSDVGSEEISRLVREYRKIKDETLCDIIHLVIKALANTGFKGDVKCTSISE, from the coding sequence ATGACCATACAACATCCTATCGATAAGCAAATAGGTGAAAGAATAAGGAAAAGAAGGCTAATGTGTGGTTTTAGCCAAAGGGACTTAGGAAAAAAGCTTGGAATTTCATTTCAGCATATACAGGGATATGAAACTGGAGAGGTAAGGCTTATAATCGATAGGTTGTATAAATTGGCAGAAGTTTTGTCAGTTGATATGTCATATTTTTTCACCAAAGCCTCTGAAGACTTGCATGATAAGGCCTTTCGTAGCGATGTAGGCAGCGAAGAAATATCAAGACTAGTGAGGGAATATAGAAAAATTAAGGATGAAACATTGTGTGACATTATTCATTTAGTGATTAAAGCTCTTGCTAATACGGGCTTCAAAGGGGATGTTAAATGCACATCAATCTCAGAGTAG
- a CDS encoding helix-turn-helix domain-containing protein — translation MGMQHPIDKQIGERIRKKRLMCGFSQRDLGKKLGISFQHIQGYETGEVRLIVDRLYNLAEALSVDMSYFFTKASEDLHDKAFHSGVGSEEISRLVREYRKIKDETLRDIIHSVIKALTNR, via the coding sequence ATGGGTATGCAACATCCTATTGATAAACAAATAGGTGAAAGGATAAGGAAAAAAAGGCTAATGTGTGGTTTTAGCCAAAGAGACTTAGGAAAAAAGCTTGGAATTTCATTTCAGCATATACAAGGATATGAAACTGGAGAAGTAAGGCTTATAGTTGATAGGTTGTATAATTTGGCAGAAGCTTTGTCAGTTGATATGTCATATTTTTTTACAAAAGCCTCTGAGGATTTACATGATAAGGCCTTTCATAGTGGTGTAGGTAGCGAAGAAATATCGAGGCTAGTAAGGGAATACAGGAAAATTAAGGATGAGACGTTGCGTGATATTATTCATTCAGTGATAAAGGCTCTTACTAATAGATAG
- a CDS encoding helix-turn-helix domain-containing protein, translating into MELGKKIKELRLYCGLTQTELGKRIGVSYRQIQRYENGSNYILASRLYDLAKALSIDVANFFTDMHADSHEAYDEEVLKLVKGYNEIKSKRLRSVVYMLVKSFSQSYNKS; encoded by the coding sequence GTGGAATTAGGCAAAAAAATAAAGGAACTTAGGTTATACTGTGGTTTGACACAAACTGAATTAGGAAAAAGAATAGGTGTTTCATATAGACAGATACAAAGGTACGAAAATGGTTCGAATTACATTTTAGCCAGTAGACTATATGACTTAGCAAAAGCCCTATCGATAGATGTTGCTAACTTTTTTACTGATATGCACGCTGACTCACATGAAGCTTACGATGAAGAGGTGTTAAAGTTAGTCAAAGGATATAATGAAATTAAGAGCAAAAGGTTGCGTAGTGTAGTTTATATGTTAGTAAAATCTTTTTCTCAAAGTTACAATAAGAGTTAG
- a CDS encoding ankyrin repeat domain-containing protein — MPSEQFENIKQAIRNNNNRKVVELINDNVTIAGHSDVDGWNLLHYAAQYGNLNATEFLANLTDINLIDGKTNAQQKPIHIAADNGHTKIVEFFINEKKMDVNDPGKDYVTPLHYAAKKGELEMVKFLVGKNATIDALANGAWTPLHYASEEGKYSVVVFLVENGADISKKNPDGKTSLQLAEGKGYQTITDFLKSKESEKEKLRQNKALLDAAKEGSSKKIQECLKKGEIDYKNQNGWTALHYASNRTVDDLEFVRFLVDKNADINSRNSDNNKPLHIAARNGHENIVKFFLDEKRLSVNDPGKDNWTPLHYAAESNRVDVVRYLVEKKEANINAKNYGNETPFDLIKDKDYKKVKEILLGKALIDAVKQNDITEVENLIQRKAKVSYLYESNKWTPLHYAASLGYKASAEVLIAEDLSVINAKDHERNTPLHIAADQGHKNIVELLLEKGANIDAINSGNKTPLQLAKEKDHQATTQLLLSRALLNSIEEGNINKIRKCLEEGAEINREDNNGWTPLHYTANKKTEAQELVKLLVERGANINATTNDGDKPLHIASSHAHTKVVKFFIDEKGLDINDQGKDNWTPLHHAVNKGSSDLVKFLIKKEADIYAENSNSVTPLDLAQQLPQGESNRQEVKAMLQGKALIDAIRKNDISKVRKYIQNLNYSYEKNGWQPLHYAASLGYKTLATELINKDSNVVNAKDSDGNTPLHLAATYGKGDVVELFLSKQASIDEVGKNNWTPLHYAVYENRLPVVKFLIKKGANIGATGLSGETPLQLAVEKGDSHREVAKLLRSRELFNAVRGDNLGDDINKIKGLFANEIDVNYSDLNNWTPLHYAARNGYTKAAEFLVEKKANVNARTDSREKPLHIAAKNGHKDIVEFFIDQQGLSVNEQGETKWTPLHYAAASNSLNVVQYLIEEKEATIDSKDRNNWTALHHASKEGHIEIVKFLIKKGANINAHNSQGKLPVDLASEPEVIQFLLNEGLSGAVKQNKVSEVRNYLNKEVKGIRVNTDYSDQNGRIFLHHAARYGYSDVVELLVQSWPAVNATDLNNWTPLHYASEGGHLKVVKFLTREQADINIRNSDEDKPLHIAAKSGHQPIVRFFIDEQGMNINDLGRDNWTPLHYASANNYSQTVNFLIKEGADITIQNAQGKAPLELITGNQEIARSLQNEALFDAVEQGEYAQVQRYLDNGADPNSLSDNDWTLLHRAAEKGHLLIVSLLVERGASIDAENSDGDKPLHIASQYGHINIVKLLLNGKVNDKGKDNKTPLHYAAESNHFEVVRYLVGEKGADINLKDADGDKPLHLAAKNGHTDIVKFFLDKKLSVNDLGKDSWTPLHYAAEQGRSEVVELLITRGANINAENSGGKTPLQLAQDEGVKELLLNKALFDAVKEGNLVRVQDSFRDGANVNSTNRWGWGLLHAASVRNNLPLIRSLVEEKGANINAKSRDGDKPLHIAAEKGSLDVVRYFLSRKNGVNEADANINDRGKNNWTPLHYAAKYNHPEVAEFLIENGADINAIDYDNLTPLQLANEGPIKRLLQNKTLLHAVKQGNLNDVERYLDNGANVNYSDKNGWTVLHEAASRGYLRVAQALISRGANISTRDQNGNKPLHIAADYGRRDVVEFFLKEERAGLSINDVNRNGWTPLHYAASRGGLTIVELLITKRANINAQDSNGNKPLHIAADNGHRSIIEFFLRWHGDELSINDKGNSDWTMLHYAADKGYPEVVKFLIEKGADIDAKSTDNKTPLQLASSKNHQEAARLLRNKALFNAVKQGELNKAEQYLAEGADPNYKDENDWTLLHDAASKGYIEIVRLLKAQGANVDAKSYNAKPLHYAARNGYEDVVAFLIVGKVKSDGVDSRGRNNWTPLHYAARHGRLAVVEFLVGEDADINLKDTNRNKPLHVAAQYGHTNVMEFFLRKNREGLSIDDKGISGKTALHQAAEKSHSAVVEFLIEKGADINIQDSEENTPLQLATEPETIKLLQDKALFNAVKQGDRDQISEYLTSGADVDVTNRWGWGMLHIAAENGDLSMIRFLQSKGASLNIKSISGESPLHVATKNGYKNVAEFLLEHGVSASEPDKNNKTPLHYAAEEGYFELVKLLIEKRADINARDSDGKTPLQLAKEKENGEITELLLNEAMFHSVGRNDIQRVRGYLKEGADVNYSGHNNWTPLHYAAYRNHIKLIKLLVEEGANVNAGSHYIKPLHIAAQYGHKGVVEFLLNSGSNINASGWNSWTPLHYAADSGHSEVVKLLIEREADINVQDFHGKIPLQLATEKRHLEVIKALSNAGLFDAISQKDFRKVEHYFNIGADVNSRDDNDLTPLHKAAQGGDLEIVRFLLRKKAYTNARNNKDYLTPLHEAAKSGNLEVVKLLINFRSNIHDQTISGTKSLHIAAEYGHKDIVEFFLNRGLSVNDLDKNQWTPLHYAAKSDNLEVIKFLISRGADINAKDSNNLKPLHIAAEYGHKGIVEFFTVEKQLSVNDQDKSNKTLMHYAAESGNLSVIEFLAGKGANIIAFDINGVSPLHIAAEHGHKNAVGFFLSRGLNVNYQDKESQIPLHYAAKGGNLEVIKLLVSRGANVNAQDSSNAKPLHYAAQYGHKDIVEFFVVQKQLSVDDKGKDNWTPLYYAAKGRNNKHIDDSKLLEVIRFLVRQDRNVVDTKDVYGAGPLHIAAKYGHERIVEFFMQKELNVNNADYQQLTPLHYAAQHGRLKATKSLVEEGADTRAVSNDGKRPIHSAANNVHKNIVLFFVQQGLSINDPDTSLMWTPLHYAAHSGNLDFVRSLLAEGANFNAIDANSAKPLHIAAERGHQKVIELLINQGMNVNDLGQDNWTPLHYAARHGHLGAVRFLVEEKGANINAVDLSGKMPPHIAAENGHKDIVKFFLDKGISVNKVGADNWTPLHYAASKGHLETVKFLVEEKEADINLLSIDHENPLDVAISTNRISVAEYLSQALEEKEHVANIRHSRHLFATADQFQSSGAGRHSSLIGSLVSLVKGWLFSQPVPNTEQLFLSSNTAKATPIIQERLGNISNADMMLYYVLYSWFNGNKCNMKCRAYESSTLSKEETIGCTLRIVEKLEQVMKQAARSSGIAWKSVRIDFLEVQKTITAKITSGNYDTIASLLDSYVEKAFSQNLSQKQIDGFKKAYNGKKDRILNNADLQIQASIQVPTSIQSVLIEKGITNEKSKETCYSLLK; from the coding sequence ATGCCATCAGAGCAGTTTGAAAATATAAAACAAGCTATAAGAAATAATAATAACAGAAAAGTTGTAGAACTTATAAACGATAATGTGACTATTGCTGGGCATTCTGACGTAGATGGGTGGAATTTGCTACACTATGCTGCTCAGTATGGCAACTTAAACGCTACAGAATTTTTAGCAAATTTAACAGATATAAACCTTATCGATGGTAAAACCAATGCTCAGCAGAAGCCTATACATATTGCTGCAGATAATGGACATACAAAAATCGTAGAGTTTTTTATTAATGAGAAAAAAATGGATGTTAATGATCCAGGAAAAGATTACGTGACGCCACTTCACTATGCCGCTAAAAAAGGTGAACTTGAGATGGTAAAGTTTTTAGTAGGAAAAAACGCAACGATTGATGCTCTAGCTAATGGTGCTTGGACACCATTGCATTACGCTTCTGAAGAAGGTAAGTACTCAGTTGTGGTATTTCTCGTAGAAAATGGAGCAGATATTAGCAAAAAAAATCCTGATGGTAAAACATCATTACAGCTTGCTGAGGGAAAAGGATATCAAACTATTACGGACTTTTTAAAAAGTAAAGAATCAGAAAAGGAAAAGTTACGACAAAATAAAGCATTGCTTGATGCTGCAAAGGAAGGAAGTAGTAAAAAAATTCAGGAATGTCTTAAAAAAGGAGAAATTGATTATAAAAATCAGAATGGTTGGACAGCCTTACATTATGCTTCTAATAGAACAGTAGATGATTTGGAATTTGTAAGGTTTTTAGTAGATAAAAATGCAGACATTAATTCTAGAAATTCTGATAATAATAAGCCTTTACACATTGCTGCAAGGAATGGACATGAAAATATCGTAAAGTTCTTTCTGGATGAAAAAAGATTAAGTGTTAATGACCCAGGAAAGGATAATTGGACACCCCTACATTATGCTGCTGAAAGTAATCGCGTTGATGTCGTTAGGTACTTGGTAGAGAAAAAGGAAGCAAATATCAATGCTAAAAATTATGGCAATGAAACTCCATTTGACCTCATTAAAGACAAGGACTATAAAAAAGTGAAAGAAATACTGCTAGGTAAGGCATTAATTGATGCCGTAAAGCAGAATGATATTACAGAAGTTGAAAATCTTATTCAGAGGAAAGCTAAAGTTAGCTATCTGTATGAAAGTAATAAGTGGACTCCATTACACTATGCTGCAAGCTTAGGTTATAAAGCTTCAGCAGAAGTGCTCATAGCAGAGGATTTAAGTGTTATTAATGCTAAAGACCATGAGAGAAATACGCCTTTACATATTGCTGCTGATCAAGGTCATAAAAATATTGTAGAGCTTCTTCTTGAAAAGGGAGCAAATATTGATGCTATAAATTCTGGTAACAAAACACCGTTACAATTAGCTAAAGAAAAAGACCATCAGGCAACAACACAGTTATTATTGAGTAGAGCATTGCTTAATTCAATAGAAGAAGGAAATATTAACAAGATCAGAAAATGCCTTGAGGAAGGAGCTGAAATTAACCGTGAAGATAATAACGGATGGACCCCGTTACATTATACTGCTAATAAAAAAACAGAAGCTCAAGAGCTGGTAAAGCTACTAGTGGAAAGAGGAGCAAACATTAATGCTACAACTAATGATGGAGATAAACCCTTACATATTGCGTCCAGCCATGCACATACAAAAGTTGTAAAATTCTTCATTGATGAGAAGGGATTAGATATTAATGATCAAGGAAAGGATAATTGGACACCGCTACATCATGCTGTTAACAAAGGTAGCAGCGATTTAGTAAAGTTTTTGATAAAAAAAGAAGCAGATATTTATGCTGAAAATTCTAATAGTGTAACTCCACTTGACCTTGCTCAACAGCTTCCCCAAGGTGAAAGTAATCGGCAAGAAGTTAAAGCAATGTTGCAGGGCAAGGCGTTGATTGATGCTATAAGGAAAAATGATATATCAAAGGTCAGAAAATATATTCAAAATCTTAATTATTCATACGAGAAAAATGGATGGCAGCCGTTACATTATGCTGCTAGCTTAGGATATAAAACGCTAGCAACAGAACTTATCAATAAAGACTCAAATGTTGTTAACGCTAAAGATTCTGACGGAAATACACCTTTACATCTTGCTGCTACTTATGGCAAAGGCGACGTGGTAGAGCTTTTTTTGAGTAAGCAAGCAAGTATTGATGAAGTAGGAAAAAATAACTGGACACCGCTTCACTATGCCGTTTATGAAAATCGATTACCGGTAGTAAAATTTCTTATAAAAAAAGGAGCAAATATTGGCGCTACGGGTTTAAGTGGAGAAACGCCATTGCAACTTGCTGTTGAAAAAGGAGATAGTCACAGGGAGGTGGCAAAGTTATTGCGGAGTAGAGAGCTATTCAATGCTGTAAGAGGAGATAACCTGGGTGATGACATTAATAAGATTAAAGGTCTTTTTGCAAATGAGATTGATGTTAACTATTCAGATCTAAATAACTGGACACCACTCCATTATGCCGCTCGCAATGGTTATACAAAAGCAGCAGAATTTCTGGTAGAAAAAAAAGCAAATGTAAACGCAAGAACAGATAGTAGAGAAAAACCTTTGCACATTGCTGCAAAAAATGGGCATAAAGATATTGTAGAATTTTTTATCGATCAACAAGGATTAAGTGTTAATGAACAAGGGGAAACTAAGTGGACGCCCCTGCATTATGCTGCTGCAAGCAATAGCCTTAATGTTGTACAGTACTTGATTGAAGAAAAAGAAGCTACTATTGATAGCAAAGATAGAAATAATTGGACAGCTTTACATCATGCTTCTAAAGAAGGTCACATTGAGATTGTAAAGTTTCTTATAAAGAAAGGAGCGAATATTAATGCCCATAATTCTCAAGGAAAATTACCAGTAGATCTGGCAAGCGAGCCTGAAGTAATTCAATTCTTACTAAATGAAGGGTTGTCTGGTGCTGTAAAACAAAATAAAGTGTCGGAGGTGAGAAATTATCTCAACAAAGAAGTTAAAGGAATAAGGGTTAATACTGACTATAGTGATCAAAATGGCAGAATTTTCCTTCATCATGCTGCACGTTATGGTTACTCTGATGTAGTTGAGCTTTTAGTGCAAAGTTGGCCAGCTGTTAATGCAACTGATTTAAACAATTGGACTCCACTGCATTATGCATCTGAAGGCGGGCATCTAAAAGTCGTAAAGTTTTTAACGAGAGAGCAGGCAGACATTAACATTAGAAATTCTGACGAGGACAAACCATTACACATTGCAGCCAAAAGTGGGCATCAGCCAATAGTAAGGTTTTTCATTGATGAGCAGGGAATGAATATTAATGATTTAGGTAGAGATAATTGGACACCACTTCATTATGCTAGTGCAAACAACTATTCACAAACTGTAAATTTTCTTATCAAAGAAGGTGCAGATATTACTATCCAGAATGCCCAAGGTAAAGCACCTTTAGAGCTTATAACTGGTAATCAGGAAATTGCCAGGTCATTACAAAATGAGGCATTATTTGATGCTGTAGAACAAGGAGAGTATGCTCAAGTTCAAAGATATCTTGACAATGGAGCTGATCCTAACTCTCTGAGCGATAATGATTGGACGCTGTTGCATCGTGCAGCTGAAAAAGGTCATTTGCTAATAGTTTCGCTTCTAGTAGAAAGAGGAGCAAGCATTGATGCTGAAAATTCTGATGGGGACAAACCTTTGCATATTGCTTCACAATATGGCCACATAAACATTGTGAAGCTTCTACTTAATGGTAAAGTTAATGATAAAGGTAAAGATAATAAAACACCACTACACTATGCTGCTGAGAGTAATCACTTTGAAGTTGTTCGATATTTAGTAGGAGAAAAAGGTGCAGATATTAATCTTAAAGATGCTGATGGGGATAAACCTCTGCATCTTGCTGCAAAGAATGGACATACGGATATAGTAAAGTTTTTTCTTGATAAAAAGCTCAGTGTTAACGATTTAGGCAAAGATAGCTGGACACCACTCCATTATGCCGCTGAGCAGGGCAGGTCGGAAGTTGTGGAGCTTTTGATAACAAGAGGTGCAAATATCAATGCAGAAAACTCTGGTGGCAAAACACCTCTACAACTTGCCCAGGATGAAGGAGTCAAGGAGTTATTGTTAAATAAAGCACTTTTTGATGCTGTGAAAGAAGGAAATTTAGTGAGAGTACAAGACTCTTTCAGAGATGGAGCTAATGTAAACTCTACTAACAGATGGGGATGGGGGCTTTTACACGCTGCTTCTGTGAGAAATAATTTGCCATTGATCAGGTCTTTAGTGGAAGAGAAGGGAGCGAATATTAATGCTAAAAGTAGAGATGGAGATAAACCTTTGCATATTGCTGCCGAGAAAGGCTCTTTAGATGTTGTAAGATATTTTCTCAGTAGAAAAAATGGTGTGAATGAGGCAGATGCTAACATTAATGATAGAGGCAAAAATAATTGGACACCGCTTCATTATGCTGCCAAGTATAACCACCCTGAAGTTGCAGAGTTTCTCATAGAGAATGGTGCAGATATTAATGCAATTGACTATGATAATCTAACACCTCTGCAACTAGCTAATGAAGGGCCAATTAAAAGATTATTACAAAATAAAACATTATTACATGCTGTAAAGCAGGGCAATTTAAATGATGTAGAAAGATACCTTGATAATGGAGCTAACGTTAATTATTCAGATAAGAATGGATGGACAGTATTACATGAAGCTGCAAGTAGAGGATATCTAAGAGTTGCTCAGGCTCTAATATCAAGAGGGGCAAACATTAGTACTAGAGATCAAAATGGCAATAAGCCTTTGCATATTGCTGCTGATTACGGTCGTAGAGACGTAGTAGAATTCTTTCTGAAAGAGGAAAGAGCTGGCCTTAGTATTAATGATGTAAATAGAAATGGATGGACACCGCTTCACTATGCTGCAAGCAGAGGTGGTTTGACAATTGTAGAACTTCTGATAACAAAGAGGGCAAATATTAATGCTCAAGATTCTAACGGAAATAAGCCTTTACATATTGCTGCAGATAACGGGCATAGAAGTATTATAGAATTTTTCCTCAGGTGGCACGGGGATGAGCTAAGCATTAACGATAAAGGTAATAGTGATTGGACTATGCTACACTACGCTGCTGACAAAGGGTATCCAGAAGTTGTAAAGTTTCTAATAGAAAAAGGAGCAGATATTGATGCTAAAAGTACTGACAATAAAACACCTCTGCAACTAGCAAGCAGTAAAAACCATCAAGAAGCAGCAAGATTATTGCGTAATAAAGCATTATTTAATGCTGTGAAACAAGGAGAGTTAAATAAAGCTGAACAGTATCTTGCTGAAGGAGCAGACCCTAACTACAAAGACGAAAATGACTGGACATTGCTGCATGATGCCGCTAGCAAAGGTTACATTGAAATCGTTAGGCTTCTAAAGGCACAAGGAGCAAATGTTGATGCTAAGTCTTATAATGCAAAGCCTTTGCATTATGCTGCTAGGAATGGATACGAAGACGTAGTAGCGTTTTTGATAGTAGGGAAAGTGAAAAGTGATGGTGTTGACAGTCGTGGTAGGAATAATTGGACACCATTACATTATGCTGCTAGACATGGACGCTTGGCAGTAGTAGAATTTCTGGTAGGAGAAGACGCAGATATCAACCTTAAGGATACTAACAGAAATAAGCCATTGCATGTTGCTGCTCAATATGGTCATACAAATGTGATGGAGTTTTTCTTAAGGAAAAACAGAGAAGGGTTGAGTATCGATGACAAAGGTATAAGTGGAAAAACAGCTTTGCATCAAGCAGCTGAGAAAAGCCATTCAGCAGTTGTAGAATTTTTGATAGAGAAAGGAGCAGATATCAATATTCAAGATTCTGAAGAAAACACGCCATTGCAACTCGCAACTGAACCTGAGACAATTAAATTGTTACAAGATAAGGCATTATTTAATGCCGTTAAGCAGGGAGATCGTGACCAGATTAGTGAATATCTTACTAGTGGAGCTGATGTTGATGTGACTAACAGGTGGGGATGGGGAATGTTGCATATTGCAGCAGAAAATGGCGACTTATCGATGATAAGGTTTTTACAAAGTAAAGGAGCGAGCCTAAACATAAAAAGCATTAGTGGTGAAAGCCCGTTACATGTTGCTACCAAAAATGGGTACAAAAATGTTGCTGAGTTCTTACTCGAACATGGAGTGAGTGCTAGTGAGCCAGACAAAAATAATAAAACGCCATTACATTATGCTGCAGAGGAAGGTTATTTTGAACTTGTAAAGTTACTAATAGAAAAGAGAGCAGACATCAACGCGAGGGATTCAGACGGTAAAACACCATTACAACTTGCTAAGGAAAAAGAGAATGGAGAAATTACTGAATTACTGTTAAATGAGGCTATGTTTCATTCTGTAGGAAGGAATGACATACAAAGAGTTAGAGGTTATCTTAAAGAAGGAGCTGATGTTAATTATTCTGGTCACAATAACTGGACACCGCTGCATTATGCCGCTTATAGAAACCACATAAAACTCATAAAACTTTTAGTAGAAGAAGGGGCAAATGTTAATGCTGGGTCTCATTACATAAAACCTTTACATATTGCTGCTCAATATGGCCATAAAGGCGTAGTGGAATTTTTGCTTAACAGCGGATCAAATATTAATGCTTCTGGTTGGAATAGCTGGACACCACTCCATTATGCTGCTGATTCTGGTCACTCAGAGGTTGTGAAGTTGCTTATAGAAAGAGAGGCAGATATTAATGTTCAAGATTTTCATGGCAAGATACCGTTACAACTTGCTACAGAAAAGCGCCACCTAGAAGTCATAAAAGCTCTTTCAAACGCAGGATTATTTGATGCGATAAGTCAGAAAGATTTTAGAAAGGTTGAACACTATTTTAATATAGGTGCAGATGTTAACTCTAGAGATGATAACGACTTAACACCATTGCACAAAGCTGCTCAAGGTGGTGATTTAGAGATTGTCAGGTTTCTTCTTAGAAAAAAGGCTTATACTAATGCTAGAAATAATAAAGATTACCTTACTCCGCTCCATGAAGCTGCTAAGAGTGGTAACTTAGAAGTTGTGAAACTACTTATTAACTTTAGATCAAACATTCATGATCAAACGATAAGTGGAACAAAATCTTTGCATATTGCTGCTGAGTATGGACATAAAGATATCGTAGAGTTTTTCCTCAATAGGGGATTAAGTGTCAATGATTTAGATAAGAATCAGTGGACGCCATTACACTATGCTGCCAAGAGTGATAACTTAGAAGTTATAAAGTTCCTCATCAGTAGAGGAGCAGATATCAATGCCAAAGATTCTAATAATTTAAAACCTTTGCATATTGCTGCTGAGTACGGTCATAAAGGTATTGTGGAGTTCTTTACTGTAGAAAAACAGCTAAGTGTTAATGACCAAGATAAAAGTAATAAAACATTAATGCACTATGCTGCTGAAAGTGGTAATTTGAGCGTTATTGAGTTTCTTGCAGGCAAAGGAGCAAATATTATTGCTTTTGATATTAACGGTGTGAGTCCTTTACATATTGCTGCTGAACATGGACACAAAAATGCTGTTGGGTTTTTCCTTAGCAGAGGATTGAATGTTAACTATCAAGATAAAGAGAGCCAAATACCACTACATTATGCTGCTAAAGGCGGTAATTTGGAAGTGATTAAACTTCTTGTAAGTAGAGGAGCAAATGTCAATGCTCAGGATTCTAGTAATGCAAAACCTTTGCATTATGCTGCTCAGTATGGTCATAAGGATATAGTAGAATTTTTTGTTGTGCAAAAGCAGCTAAGTGTTGATGACAAAGGCAAAGACAATTGGACACCTTTATATTATGCTGCTAAAGGCAGGAATAATAAACACATTGATGATAGTAAACTTTTAGAGGTTATTAGGTTTCTTGTTCGTCAAGATAGAAATGTTGTCGATACTAAAGATGTTTATGGTGCTGGGCCTTTACATATTGCAGCCAAGTATGGACATGAGCGTATCGTAGAGTTTTTTATGCAAAAAGAATTAAATGTTAATAATGCTGATTATCAGCAATTAACACCTTTGCATTATGCTGCCCAGCATGGGCGCTTGAAGGCTACTAAATCTTTGGTTGAAGAAGGTGCAGATACTAGAGCTGTAAGTAATGATGGAAAAAGACCGATACACTCCGCAGCTAATAACGTACATAAAAATATTGTACTGTTCTTCGTACAACAAGGGCTCAGTATTAATGATCCGGATACTAGTTTAATGTGGACGCCATTACATTATGCTGCCCATTCTGGTAATTTGGATTTTGTCCGATCGCTTTTAGCTGAGGGAGCAAATTTTAATGCTATAGATGCTAACAGCGCAAAACCTTTGCACATTGCTGCTGAACGTGGGCATCAAAAAGTTATAGAACTTTTAATAAACCAGGGAATGAATGTTAATGATTTAGGTCAGGACAATTGGACACCATTACACTATGCTGCAAGGCATGGTCATTTGGGAGCTGTAAGGTTTTTAGTAGAAGAGAAAGGAGCAAATATTAATGCTGTTGATCTGAGTGGTAAAATGCCTCCACATATTGCTGCTGAAAATGGACATAAAGATATTGTAAAATTTTTCCTTGATAAAGGAATAAGTGTTAATAAGGTAGGTGCAGACAATTGGACGCCTCTTCATTATGCTGCCAGTAAAGGTCATTTAGAAACCGTCAAGTTTCTTGTAGAGGAAAAAGAAGCAGATATTAATCTTCTCAGTATTGATCATGAAAATCCACTTGATGTAGCTATTTCTACAAACCGTATAAGTGTAGCAGAATACTTAAGCCAAGCTCTGGAAGAAAAAGAGCATGTTGCTAATATCAGGCATAGTCGCCATCTTTTTGCTACTGCAGATCAGTTTCAAAGCAGTGGTGCAGGCAGGCACTCTTCGCTGATAGGTAGCTTAGTTTCTTTGGTAAAAGGTTGGCTATTTTCACAGCCAGTACCTAATACTGAACAACTATTTTTATCGAGTAATACGGCCAAAGCTACACCTATTATTCAAGAAAGGCTTGGGAATATTAGTAATGCAGACATGATGCTTTATTATGTATTATATAGCTGGTTCAATGGAAATAAATGCAACATGAAATGTAGAGCTTATGAAAGCAGTACTTTATCAAAAGAGGAGACAATAGGCTGTACTTTACGTATAGTGGAAAAGCTAGAGCAAGTAATGAAGCAAGCAGCTCGTAGTAGTGGTATAGCATGGA
- a CDS encoding helix-turn-helix domain-containing protein, protein MQLGKKIKELRLYCGLTQTELGKRIGVSYRQIQRYENGSNQILASRLYDLAKALPIDVSNFFTDTHADLHEDYDEEILKLVKGYNEIKSKRLRSVVYILVKSFSQSILSDT, encoded by the coding sequence ATGCAATTAGGCAAAAAAATAAAGGAACTTAGGTTATACTGTGGTTTAACACAAACTGAATTAGGAAAAAGAATAGGTGTTTCATATAGACAGATACAAAGGTACGAAAATGGCTCAAATCAGATTTTGGCCAGTAGATTATATGATTTAGCAAAAGCACTACCGATAGATGTTTCTAACTTTTTTACTGATACGCATGCCGACTTACATGAAGACTATGATGAAGAAATACTAAAATTAGTTAAAGGATATAATGAAATTAAAAGCAAAAGGCTACGTAGTGTAGTTTATATATTGGTAAAATCTTTTTCTCAAAGTATATTATCTGATACGTAA
- a CDS encoding methylated-DNA--[protein]-cysteine S-methyltransferase: MISISTATTTSYANIAHIIGKPKAIRAAANAIANNPISYLIPCHRVIRKSGKIHKYRGE; the protein is encoded by the coding sequence TTGATTTCGATTTCCACAGCTACAACAACAAGCTATGCCAATATTGCTCATATAATTGGTAAGCCAAAGGCCATACGTGCTGCCGCAAATGCAATTGCTAACAATCCAATTTCCTACTTAATACCATGCCATCGTGTTATTCGTAAGTCTGGAAAAATTCATAAGTACCGCGGGGAGTAG